The Methanosarcina barkeri str. Wiesmoor DNA segment GATGTGGTGCATTCAGACGATTGATTCTGAATATAGAGACAGAATGTATGATATTCTTGATCTGTATGAAGAGGATTACGACCCTAAAAAACCTCTTATTTGTCTTGATGAAAAGCCAAAGCAACTGCTTATGGATAAGAGAATGAGAATTCCTATGAAATCTGGAAGCTCAGAAAAATGATTATGAGTATGTCAGGAACGGAACAGCAAACATATTCATGGCAGTAGAGTTCAAAGCAGGAAAAAGAGTGACTCGGGTAACAAAGAGTAGAACAATGAAGGATTTTGCACAATTCGTGAAGATTCTAGTTATCGAAGAATATTCTGAAGCAGAAGTTATCAGACTGGTTACGGATAATCTCAATATCCATAAAGAAAAGTCATTCTACGAAACATTTTCCAAAGAAGAAGCAAAGCAGATTATGGACAAGATAGAGTTCCACTACACGCCAAAACATGCAAGTTGGCTCAATGCTGCAGAAATAGAGATCAATGTGATGGATATTGAATGTACAGACAGAAGAATAGGCGACATGGAGACGCTTAAGCATGAAGTGGGTGCATGGACAAAAAGAAGGAATGAACAAAAAAAGAAAATTGAATGGAAGTTTACAAGGAAGAATGCAGATGAGAAAATGTCAAAGTATTATGTGAAATAATTAAATGTACAGGACACTAGTACCTTTTCTTATACTTCCTGAGAACTTCGCTGTTTACTTCAAAAGCTTTCTCGTCAATGTAACCTTTTCCCTTAGCCCATTCAAAGAATTTTTCAATGACTTTCGCGGCTGTACCTATAAACTTCTTGCCTCCTCCGACCTCAACTACATAATCATCGAGGAATTCTTTAATTCTTGATGGAGTGAGATGCTCAGGGCCGAAAATGTCGCAGTAACTTCTGTTTTCGTGTTCGTGCCGGGCATTATAAAGTTCCCTGTCTTCTTCAGAAAAAGAATCTTCTGCACTGAATTCAAGGAATTCCTCGTAAAGAAGGATCACATCTTCAAGGTCCAGGAAGGCATCCGGTTTCAAGCTGGCTTCCTGTTCATTCAGGAACATCCGAAAAGCTTCATTTATCGTGGTCATAATATCCTGCAGCAGTAGTTGTAAATTACCTTTTTTGCTGCAAAAGATTTTATATTTTTCTCAAGGCCTTCTGCACACAGGACTGAATAAATGATTTTCAATAACCAGTATATCTAGACGACGTCCAGGCAGCATCAAACTCGTATATACACATAAACAGTAAAACACAAAAGTAAGACTGAGGAAAAATAAAATATAAAGGAAAGAAAGAGGAGAAAAAAAGAAAAGAAAGAAAGGAAGAAAAGGGAAAAAAGAAAGAGAGAAAACGAAAAAGGAGAAAATGGAGAAAGAGAAAAAAGAAAAATATTTACATAGATTCGGGAGCTGCAATTCCAAGCGTGTCAAGCGAGTTTGCAAGCACAATCCTTGCGCAGTTCACAAGAGCCAGTCTTGAAGCCCTGACTTTTTCGTCCTCAGCAGCAATTACAGGGACAAAGCGGTAGAACTGGTTAAAAGCATCTGCGAGTTCACGGGCGTAGATTGCAAGCACATGAGGTTTGAGTTCGCGAGCTGCAAGGTCGATTACTCTGTCAAACGATGCCATCTTCTTGATAAGATCGATTTCAGTATCTTCAACAAGCAGGGAAGGATCGATTTCTGCGGAGGAATTCCAGGCTGCTTCTTCTTTTGCCTTCTCAAGAATACTGCAGGCACGGGCATGGGAATACTGAATATAAGGAGCACCCTGCTTCTCAAAGTCCAGAGCCTCTTTCCAGTTGAAAACCGTAGACTTTTCAGGGGATACTCTTACTATATCGTATCTTACCGCACCAATTCCGACCATTTCCGCAACCTGCTTCTTGAACTCTTCAGAGGTTTCAGGACGGCGGGTTTCGACCTGTTCAAGAGCAGCTTCCGTAACCCTATCAAAGAGCTCATCTGCACTTATGAACTGCCCGCGGCGGGTACTCATTGAACCTTCAGGGAGGGAGACAAACTCGAAGATAACGACCTCAGGTTCCTTGACACCGATTGAGTTCAACGTAGCCCTGAGCTGGCCTGAAATCAGCTTGTGGTCAGCTCCGAAAATATCGATTATGCGATCTGCCTGACCGGCTTTCCATTCATGGTAAGCAAGATCTCTGGTTGTGTAAAGAGAAGTGCCGTTTGAACGCTGGATAACAAGGGTTTTTTTAAACCCGTAATCCGAAAGGTCTACTACGAGAGCTCCTTTGTCTGTTTTTGTTCTTCCAGTTGCTTTGATCCGCTCAACGATATCATGTACTGCGCCGGATTTAAGGAAAGTTGATTCACTGACAAATTTATCATGGACAACGTTTAAACGAAGTAAGGTTTCCTTGATCCCGGAAATCGCCAGAGAAACTGCCTTGTAAAAACTGTCGATCGTCTTGACATCCCCGGCTTCTACCTTTTCCATAAGAGCGTCGATTTCCTTTACATACTCCGGGTTTTTATCCAGCTCAACATTTGCTTTGATATACACATCGGCAATGGCAGAGTCGGACTTTCTGGAAAGGTCAAGCTCAAAGCGTTCGCACGCCCAGGAAACTACTGCAATCTGGCGGCCCATATCATTGACATAATACTGTACCTCCACATCGTATCCTGCTCGCCTGAGAATGCGGGCAAGAGTGTCTCCGATAATGGAATTTCGGATGTGACCTACATGCAGAGGACCGTTAGGATTTGCTGAGGTGTGCTCAAGTAAAATTTTATCCTTTGGAGCGCCACAGCCAAATTTCTCTTTCTCTTCAAGGACTGTAGCAACCGTCTTATCCATATAGCGCCTGCTTGCATGAAAGTTAATGTAAGGGCCAGAAGCACTTACTTTTCCTATGTACGAACCATCAGGAATTTCAACTGCAGAAACAATACGGGTTGCAAGTTCTTTCGGGTTTTGCCTGTACAGACTTGCCAGTCTGAAAGCGGCTCTGCTTGCGAGGTCAGCGTAAGAAGAGGTTTCGAAGTAGAGTTCGGAATCTTCAATTTCAAGTCCGGCCTTTTGGATAGCGTCTTTTAAGATTGATGTAGCCTGAGCTTTTAATTCCAGGAACAAGATAAATCACCTGTAAAAACTACGAAAACAATGTGATAGCCTTAAATTTATAATTTTAATTTACTAACTTTAATTTACTAATTATAATTCAATCGTTTTAATTTATTAATTTTAATTCAATAGTTTTAATTTATTAATTTTAATTCAATAGTTTTAATTTATTAATTTTAATTCAATAGTTTTAATTTACTAATTTTGATTCAGTGATCTAAGGACGGTCTAATTAAAAAAGTATTGGGTAAAAAGTATTGGATAGGAGCCAAAGTGAGATCAGACTCCAGATCAAACTCCGGCTTAGACTCCAGTACTGTACCTGAGAATTGCAGCAATGCCTCCGAAAGCGTTCATAAGTTGCGAGCCTTCGTCAAAGTCTGTAGACACGAAAACAACTTTTGCATTACTTCTGTCAGCAAGGTCCGAGAGCTCGTCAACAACATCGGTAACATCCGTAACTTCAAGGGACGCTCCACAATTTGGACAATTCCCGGCTGTAGGTGCAGCTTCTCCAGGTTTCCAGCGACGTGTCCACTTATTTTCATATCCGCAAACACTGCACTTTGTGGTTACCCTTTCTGCCCGCAGGTCTTCGGAAAGCAGAAGTACATCCACAGCATTGATTTCAAGGTTTGCCCGTACCTGGGTTTCCCCATAGGCTACTTTCCCCGAGTCGGAAATAAGTTCTTTGAAGAAAGCTCTGACAGCGTTCTTCTGCCCCATGAGCTCAAGGTCCTGGAGCTTATCTGCGGCAGCATTCACAAGTTCCGAGAGCCCTGATTCGTCGGTGTAAGCCGTATCAAAAAGCCCAAGGATCTTTCTCATAAGCTCGTGGTGAAGAAACTCCCCGGCATAGAACTCTTCCTTCGTAGGAGAAGGACCTCCTATCAGGATGCCTTTGAGATCTTTAGGTTCAACGGCGAGGAAAATATCATCTGCGGCATCTCCTATCCTCTTATAGAACTCGTGGATAGCAATTAACCTGAGTTGCTGGAAACGATGAGAACTCTGACCACCTTTCCTCTGTTTTCCCGGAACTGTTGAGGTAAGGTTGCGGAAGGCCTCGATTCGCTTGCCGACAAGAAGCCCTACTGTGGCTTCCCTGCGGTCAAGCACTAGAAGTCCAAATGTGCCCTTATCCTTGAGCATATCCTCCAGGGGCTCAAGATAGAAAGAGGAGTCGCAATGATATTTATAGACAGTAATTGGTTCCGGAGGGACAATTACTTCACTCTCCATGTTCGTCTTGTTAGCTCCGATATCCACGGCTCCTGTAAAATAAACAATCCCGTTTTCAGGAACCTTGTCAAGATATCTGAGTCTTGAAAGGAGAGATTCAATGGCCCCCTGTACATTAGTCCTGGTAAGTTTGGACTTGATATTTGCAGCCTGTCCGTGCTCGTCTTTCAACTGGTTTGTAACATCAAAAATCTGCTTGTCAGCAGGGATATAAAGAGAAATTAGTTCAGTACTCCTTCCCTTTTTATCCCTCAGGCTCTCAAGCTTCTTTTTAAATTCGTACTTTTCGTGTGCAGATTGTTCAGTCATTTTAAAGGTTCCCCGTAAAGATAATAGCAAAATTTGGGTATTTCTGGCAAATTTAAGATTGAATCCTTTATTGAGTTTGAAATTGTCTTTTCGATCGAGATTGATAAATTTAAGGCCGATGAATTCAAACTACTAAATAAATTTGGACTATGGAATTAACTTAAACTGCTGAATTAACTTGAGCTATTGATTACGTCGAAGTTTTCAATGGATTGGTTAGCCTTTTTGAAACTATTGAATTTGAAAACACATTTAAGAATTTCAATTTTATTTCAAATGTGAAATCTTTGTAATTTTTATTACCCAGTTTATCGTTAGTTTAGCTTTTCGGTTAGTTTAACAAGGGTGACAGAGAATTTAATAACGATAAATCACACAGCGAGCCCCATCTCACCGAAAGCTAAATGTAAAAACCGCTCTGAACACAAAAAACTGAGAGTAAGAGTACACTGCTAGAAAAGCCGATACTCCGAAATTCCAAAAAAATATTCAGAAATTACGGAAAAAATCCAGCTCCTTTGCTGCGTAAACTTGTCCTGTTTCGTGCTCTGTTGATATCACTAGATGTGAGACATAATTTTACTCAAACTGTATATAACTATAAAACTGAATACATCCATACTGGAGTTATACCCTAAATGAAACCTGAGTTTATATTTGTTTCTATCCCTTGACTTGTATTATATATTTACAGATATATAAAAGTTTTTTAATGTTTTCACACTTGATATACAGGTACTAAAGATAAAAAGCTTGAATTTAGTCACGAAAGTGAATTGTTTTAATAGTAGAGTTTTTCTAGTCAACAGGGAATTTTTCTTCTTGATAGTAGACTTTTTCTAGTCAACAGGGGATTTTTCTTCTTGAGAGTAGACTTTTTCACATTAACAGGGAATTTTTTTCTCGTTGACAGGAGACTTTCTCCCTTTAACGGGAGATTTTTTCCCCATTGACAGGAGACTTTCTCCCGTCCTTTGATAACAGGACTACCCTGCTGATTTCAGATTCATCTGCGATTTCATATCCAAGATATTTTGCAAGTTCCTGTGAGAACTCGAGAACTTCCTCATGAGTAGGCATTGCAGAGCGGTCAAGCCTGAGTCGTGAGAAACCCAGATGCATATACGCTTTTATCTCCACAAAATCAGGGGAGGCTTTTTCCATTAGCCTGGCATAAGCCTCAGGCTTGAACAGGTTTTCACCTTTCACAAGGGTAGTTCGGATGACTGTCCTTGATTTTTTCTGTTTCATCAGGGACAAAGATTCATTGATCTTTTCCCAGAGGGCAGGCGATTTGGGCTGGCAGACTTTCAGGTAAGTCTCAAGATCCGGGGCATCGAGACTCATATAGAGCTGGGAAGGAGAAACCTGTGCAAGCATCTCAGGAACTGTGCCGTTTGTGACAAGAAAAGTCGTAAAACCTCTTTTTTTGTACTCCTCGATAAGTTCCGGGAGATAAGGGTAAAAGGTCGGCTCCCCGGACAGGGAGATTGCAACGTTGTTAGGCTCATTACCCTCAAGCCAGCGTTCTTTAATTGCATTTGGAGAACCGCCAAAGCCAGTAATTAACTTACGTTGGCAGGCAATACTTTCTTCCACTATCTTTTCAGGCGAATCCCACTCCTCGGGAGCAGGAACAGGAACCTCAGTCGGACGCCAGCAGAAAAGGCAACGTTGGTTGCACATAAGTGTTGGAGTCATCTGAAGACAGCGATGGGACTGAACTCCATAAAATTTCGACTTATAGCAAAAGCCCTGATCATTCATAGCATGCCTTAGCCAGAGACAGGTCTTAACAGCTGAGTGGCGGCCTGCCATGGCATAACCCTGTTTTTTCAGGAGAGTTTTAAAATCAGGGATATCAAAAGGAAGCGAAGCAGTATCTTCCTTCCTGTTTTTTTTCTGAGCTTCCGGAAAATTTTCCCCAGTATTTTCCTTTTTTTCTTCCAAAGGCATTTTCCGCATATTAAATCTTTGTGGTATATATAAGGATCGGAAAATAATTTTGGAGAAGACTTCAGCGATCCAGTGAAAATCAAGAGATCCAGTGAAAATCAAGTGATCCAGTGAAAATCAAGAGATCCAGTGAAAATCAAGTGATCCAGTGAAAATCAAGAGATCCAGTGAAAGTTTATAAAAGTTCAGTCAAAAGCAAGAATCTTTACATCAAAATCTTCAAGATCCACAATTGGTACCCTAGCAGGGACAGGTACTAGATTCACACGCTTCTGAAACTCTGTTTGACCCTGCCATGTTCCGGAATTGACCAGAAGGACATTCTTATAGCGCTGGACTCCCAGGGTATGGACGTGACCTGTATGAATAATATCAGGCACAGGATCAATTATGAAATAATCCTTTTTCTCAGGGGATATGGAAACTCTACTCCCATAGGTTGGAGCAAGATGCCTGCATTTCAGCATCTCAAGGACTGCTCCTGCAGGTTCCTGATACGAGACTCCGGGAACAGTCGCCACAAGATCGTCAATCGACCTGCCGTGGTAGATAAGAAGGCGGACACCGTCAAGTTCCAGAAAAGCAGGGTTACCAACAAAAACAAAATTCTCAGGGAAATACGCCTGAATACTTTCCGGCAGGGCAGGCTGGGGTTCTGCCTGGCGAACAGCATCGTGGTTGCCTGGACTTATGATTACACGAATATGCTCGGGAATTTCCCTGAAATATTCGGCAGCCTTCCTGTACTGTTCGTAGACATCCAGAATGTCAAGTTCCATTTCCTGATCAGGATAGATCCCTATCCCGTCAACAATGTCTCCTGCGACAACAAGATAACGAACACTGGCTGCAAGTTCCCGCATATCCTCCGAATCCGATTCCCCTTTCAAAAAATCCAAGAAATCCAGCCAGGAATCTTCCATAAACTGGGAGCTGCCCACGTGCACATCCGAAATCAATACAGCTTTCCCATGGCTTCCGGTTCTGCGCTGGACATTATTCGGGACATCGGGTTGTATTAGCTTTGTTGCCAGCATGAGGCTTCCGTCGTTGGTTATCGAGCCAGTTACCCCTATGACCTCATCCAGGATAATTTTTGACGCAAGTTCAAAAAGTTCTTTATCAGAGTTCCGAATGAGGACTGAAAAAGAACCTGTTGGGTCCTCCAGAGAAAGGATTTTGTGGCCGTTCGTTGTGCTGCTGATATCCGAAACCATGCCTATAATCGAGATTTCTTCAGAGCCTCCGTCTCCTCCTCTGCGGAAGCTTCTTCTTTTTAAACTTTCGATGGGGCGTGCGTTGATCCTTCCCCGGATAATCTCTGAAAGCCTGCTGTATCTGTCCCTGAAATACTGCACAAATTGCATATATTCCCCAACACAGGTGGAATGCCCTGTTATATCCGAAACTACAGTCACAGGGTTTCTACCCGGGTAATGTTTATACTCATCCCTGGAACCCGAAAATATCCCTCTCTCAGAAGCGGAGGAAGATGGTTCTGTCCTGAAACTCCTATTTGAAGGGAATGAAGAAAGAGAGTTCCCCTGCCCGAAAAAAGAAGAGGCTGACCTGTTTACAGCCAGGGAGGAATGAGAAGAGAAAGTTGGAGAAGCTGCCTTCGCCGAAGAAAGGGAGTCTGAGGCAAGATTGGAGGCCGAATCTTCGTCAGATAAAACATTGCCTGATTGTACATCCAGAGTATCCGGAATATTCGGAGTATCTGGAGTATTTGAAGCATCTGGAGTATCCGGGGCTGATTCATAAGCCTTGTCCAGAACCATATCCTGAACTGAAGAATCAGGAACAGAGTCTTGAGATGGTTTTATACTTGGGTCAGGAGCTGCAGTAATAACATCAGGCTCTGAGGAAAGAACAGGTTCTGAAAGAGGATCAGGCACTAAAAAGGAATCAGATTCTGAAGATGGATTGCCTGATCTAGAAGAGAGTATGGAAACCCCAGAAAGGATTTTCCTTTCTTCTGGAACGAGAGCATTTATCTTATCTGAAGGCGACTCCCCTGCTGAAAAAGCGGCAAAGCCTTCAATATCTATATCTTCGACACCTATAACAATAACAGAGTCATTTACAGTTGAAAGGATATATTTAAGCAGGTCCTCGGGAGAGTTACTGGAATAAATAAGTTCCACGGCTTCAGGGCTGATCTGGTACTCTTTTTCCATAACAGCCCTTATAATATCCTTTCTTTCCATAATTCTAACCTGACCTTTCGAACTGACCTGAGCTCTTCCAAATCTTTCGTGCCTGCTCTGGCACTATAATCGGTTTCACTCAAGACTTGCAGAGACTAAAGCAAAAGCCTGCTTAAAATATAAAAACTAATAAGATACGAAACTAATGTACT contains these protein-coding regions:
- the prf1 gene encoding peptide chain release factor aRF-1 — protein: MTEQSAHEKYEFKKKLESLRDKKGRSTELISLYIPADKQIFDVTNQLKDEHGQAANIKSKLTRTNVQGAIESLLSRLRYLDKVPENGIVYFTGAVDIGANKTNMESEVIVPPEPITVYKYHCDSSFYLEPLEDMLKDKGTFGLLVLDRREATVGLLVGKRIEAFRNLTSTVPGKQRKGGQSSHRFQQLRLIAIHEFYKRIGDAADDIFLAVEPKDLKGILIGGPSPTKEEFYAGEFLHHELMRKILGLFDTAYTDESGLSELVNAAADKLQDLELMGQKNAVRAFFKELISDSGKVAYGETQVRANLEINAVDVLLLSEDLRAERVTTKCSVCGYENKWTRRWKPGEAAPTAGNCPNCGASLEVTDVTDVVDELSDLADRSNAKVVFVSTDFDEGSQLMNAFGGIAAILRYSTGV
- the twy1 gene encoding 4-demethylwyosine synthase TYW1 translates to MPLEEKKENTGENFPEAQKKNRKEDTASLPFDIPDFKTLLKKQGYAMAGRHSAVKTCLWLRHAMNDQGFCYKSKFYGVQSHRCLQMTPTLMCNQRCLFCWRPTEVPVPAPEEWDSPEKIVEESIACQRKLITGFGGSPNAIKERWLEGNEPNNVAISLSGEPTFYPYLPELIEEYKKRGFTTFLVTNGTVPEMLAQVSPSQLYMSLDAPDLETYLKVCQPKSPALWEKINESLSLMKQKKSRTVIRTTLVKGENLFKPEAYARLMEKASPDFVEIKAYMHLGFSRLRLDRSAMPTHEEVLEFSQELAKYLGYEIADESEISRVVLLSKDGRKSPVNGEKISR
- a CDS encoding DNA-directed DNA polymerase II small subunit, whose translation is MERKDIIRAVMEKEYQISPEAVELIYSSNSPEDLLKYILSTVNDSVIVIGVEDIDIEGFAAFSAGESPSDKINALVPEERKILSGVSILSSRSGNPSSESDSFLVPDPLSEPVLSSEPDVITAAPDPSIKPSQDSVPDSSVQDMVLDKAYESAPDTPDASNTPDTPNIPDTLDVQSGNVLSDEDSASNLASDSLSSAKAASPTFSSHSSLAVNRSASSFFGQGNSLSSFPSNRSFRTEPSSSASERGIFSGSRDEYKHYPGRNPVTVVSDITGHSTCVGEYMQFVQYFRDRYSRLSEIIRGRINARPIESLKRRSFRRGGDGGSEEISIIGMVSDISSTTNGHKILSLEDPTGSFSVLIRNSDKELFELASKIILDEVIGVTGSITNDGSLMLATKLIQPDVPNNVQRRTGSHGKAVLISDVHVGSSQFMEDSWLDFLDFLKGESDSEDMRELAASVRYLVVAGDIVDGIGIYPDQEMELDILDVYEQYRKAAEYFREIPEHIRVIISPGNHDAVRQAEPQPALPESIQAYFPENFVFVGNPAFLELDGVRLLIYHGRSIDDLVATVPGVSYQEPAGAVLEMLKCRHLAPTYGSRVSISPEKKDYFIIDPVPDIIHTGHVHTLGVQRYKNVLLVNSGTWQGQTEFQKRVNLVPVPARVPIVDLEDFDVKILAFD
- the argS gene encoding arginine--tRNA ligase, which translates into the protein MFLELKAQATSILKDAIQKAGLEIEDSELYFETSSYADLASRAAFRLASLYRQNPKELATRIVSAVEIPDGSYIGKVSASGPYINFHASRRYMDKTVATVLEEKEKFGCGAPKDKILLEHTSANPNGPLHVGHIRNSIIGDTLARILRRAGYDVEVQYYVNDMGRQIAVVSWACERFELDLSRKSDSAIADVYIKANVELDKNPEYVKEIDALMEKVEAGDVKTIDSFYKAVSLAISGIKETLLRLNVVHDKFVSESTFLKSGAVHDIVERIKATGRTKTDKGALVVDLSDYGFKKTLVIQRSNGTSLYTTRDLAYHEWKAGQADRIIDIFGADHKLISGQLRATLNSIGVKEPEVVIFEFVSLPEGSMSTRRGQFISADELFDRVTEAALEQVETRRPETSEEFKKQVAEMVGIGAVRYDIVRVSPEKSTVFNWKEALDFEKQGAPYIQYSHARACSILEKAKEEAAWNSSAEIDPSLLVEDTEIDLIKKMASFDRVIDLAARELKPHVLAIYARELADAFNQFYRFVPVIAAEDEKVRASRLALVNCARIVLANSLDTLGIAAPESM